The Chryseobacterium aureum genome contains a region encoding:
- a CDS encoding NAD kinase, whose product MKAAIYSQKKDLDTFLYLSKFISELESRGVKSVLYDEMAEALQFSKIFETFNSKQDLLDKEVDLFFTFGGDGTIVNSLTFIEDLEIPVVGVNTGRLGFLAFFTKEEAFKELDSILKGEVKTSRRSVIEVVSPKLEGVFPYALNDVTVSRKETTSMITVDSYINDEFLNVFWGDGVIISTPTGSTAYSLSCGGPIISPNNENFVITPIAPHNLNVRPLVVNDKVEIKFRVESRVPQYSLSLDSRLIHIETDKEIVIKKAKFQLLLVQPNSLSFYETIRQKLLWGRDKRN is encoded by the coding sequence ATGAAGGCAGCCATATATTCTCAGAAAAAAGATCTTGATACTTTTTTATATTTAAGCAAGTTTATCTCTGAACTTGAAAGCAGAGGGGTAAAATCTGTTCTGTATGATGAAATGGCTGAAGCTCTTCAGTTTTCAAAAATATTCGAAACGTTCAATTCCAAGCAGGATCTTCTGGATAAAGAAGTGGATCTGTTCTTCACTTTCGGCGGAGACGGAACCATTGTAAATTCTTTAACCTTTATTGAAGATCTTGAAATTCCTGTGGTAGGAGTGAATACCGGGAGACTTGGGTTTTTAGCATTCTTTACCAAAGAAGAAGCCTTTAAAGAACTGGATTCTATCTTAAAAGGAGAAGTTAAAACAAGCCGCCGTTCCGTCATTGAAGTCGTTTCTCCAAAACTGGAAGGCGTTTTCCCTTATGCCCTGAATGACGTTACCGTTTCCAGAAAAGAAACCACTTCCATGATTACTGTGGATTCCTACATCAATGATGAATTTTTGAATGTTTTCTGGGGCGACGGTGTTATCATTTCAACGCCCACCGGATCTACCGCTTACTCTCTGAGCTGTGGCGGACCTATCATTTCGCCCAACAACGAAAATTTTGTCATTACCCCTATTGCCCCCCACAATCTGAATGTGAGACCTTTAGTAGTGAATGATAAAGTAGAAATAAAATTCCGGGTGGAAAGCCGTGTTCCTCAATATTCCCTTTCCTTAGACTCTCGACTGATACATATAGAAACAGATAAGGAAATCGTCATCAAAAAAGCAAAATTTCAGCTTCTTCTGGTGCAGCCCAACAGTTTAAGTTTTTATGAAACCATCCGTCAGAAGCTTCTTTGGGGCAGAGATAAAAGAAATTAG
- a CDS encoding CBS domain-containing protein yields the protein MFIKDYISKDFPCFSLSDSIESARNMLEDFGYSHVFIKKSHHFYGALAMDFLYEEDGGTLKDLEHQIERFAILEDSNIMDSIRLFYTFSSNVIPVINKNEKYLGYITCEDVFQDLSRYPLFSETGAILTVETPARKYSMTEITNIVESNNSKFYGGFISFMSEEVVQVTIKISNENLASIDSTFDRYDYRIVEKYYSDEKSDLFKDRYGFLQKFIEI from the coding sequence ATGTTTATCAAGGACTATATCTCAAAAGACTTTCCGTGTTTTAGCCTTTCTGACTCTATAGAGTCGGCAAGAAATATGTTGGAAGACTTTGGATATTCCCACGTTTTCATCAAAAAATCCCATCACTTCTACGGAGCTCTGGCAATGGATTTTCTGTACGAAGAAGATGGCGGAACCCTGAAGGATCTTGAACATCAGATTGAACGCTTTGCGATTCTGGAAGACAGTAATATTATGGACAGTATCCGTCTGTTTTATACTTTCAGTTCCAATGTGATTCCGGTGATTAATAAAAATGAAAAATACCTGGGGTATATTACCTGCGAAGATGTTTTTCAGGACCTTTCCCGTTATCCTTTATTTTCGGAAACAGGAGCTATTCTTACCGTAGAAACTCCAGCCAGAAAATACTCTATGACGGAAATTACCAATATCGTAGAAAGCAATAACTCGAAATTTTACGGAGGGTTTATAAGCTTTATGTCTGAAGAGGTAGTTCAGGTCACCATAAAGATCAGCAATGAAAATCTGGCTTCGATAGACTCTACATTTGACCGGTATGACTACAGAATCGTTGAAAAATATTATTCTGATGAGAAATCCGATCTGTTTAAAGACCGTTATGGTTTTTTACAAAAATTCATAGAAATATAA
- a CDS encoding RNA methyltransferase: MVQKLKLEELNRIDVETFKKVEKIPLVIILDNIRSMHNVGAAFRTADAFLIEKIILCGITPQPPHREIHKAALGATESVDWSHEADTNTAISDLKTKGYEIIGIEQTTGSQLITDFTIDRSKKYALILGNEVEGISDEVLPNIDVFLEIPQLGTKHSLNVSVCAGIVMWEFAKALK, translated from the coding sequence TTGGTACAGAAACTCAAACTGGAAGAACTTAACAGAATAGATGTAGAAACATTTAAGAAGGTTGAAAAAATTCCGTTGGTCATCATTTTAGATAATATCAGAAGTATGCACAATGTGGGTGCAGCTTTCAGAACGGCAGATGCATTTCTAATAGAGAAAATAATTCTCTGCGGAATTACCCCTCAGCCACCCCACCGTGAAATTCATAAAGCGGCATTGGGAGCAACGGAAAGTGTAGACTGGTCTCATGAAGCAGATACCAATACGGCCATTTCTGATTTAAAAACCAAGGGATATGAAATCATCGGAATTGAGCAGACTACCGGCAGCCAGCTAATCACAGATTTTACAATTGACAGGTCAAAAAAATACGCTTTGATCTTAGGAAACGAAGTGGAAGGAATCAGTGATGAGGTGCTCCCCAATATTGATGTATTTTTAGAAATTCCGCAGCTGGGAACCAAGCATTCTCTTAATGTGAGCGTATGTGCCGGAATTGTGATGTGGGAATTCGCAAAAGCACTAAAATAA
- a CDS encoding toxin-antitoxin system YwqK family antitoxin, protein MKYLFLLFFSTSVLVMAQKPCGYKDGLQEGSCKEFYDNGQVKNMVEWKKGKLDGDAIFYHDNGKVQSKGEYKKGYKVKEWSYFDKNGVLTSKEAFRNGEKNIYDNSLTATFYSPAGKITEISNYKFNKLQGESKTFHEDGKSIKDIGQYDNGLATGKWKVFYPSGKLQRETEFANDKRNGSRVHYREDGSIEKTEVYKDGKLISTK, encoded by the coding sequence ATGAAGTACCTATTTCTATTATTTTTTTCCACTTCCGTGCTGGTTATGGCCCAGAAACCTTGTGGATATAAAGACGGTTTACAGGAAGGTTCCTGCAAAGAGTTCTATGACAACGGCCAGGTAAAAAATATGGTAGAATGGAAAAAGGGTAAACTGGACGGAGATGCTATTTTCTATCATGACAACGGAAAAGTGCAGTCAAAAGGAGAATATAAGAAAGGATATAAAGTAAAAGAATGGTCCTATTTCGATAAGAATGGAGTACTTACTTCTAAAGAGGCCTTCAGAAACGGGGAAAAGAATATTTATGACAATAGTCTTACGGCGACTTTTTATTCTCCGGCCGGTAAAATAACTGAAATTTCCAATTATAAATTCAATAAATTACAGGGTGAAAGCAAAACCTTCCACGAAGATGGAAAATCAATAAAAGATATCGGCCAGTACGATAATGGTCTGGCTACCGGAAAATGGAAAGTATTTTATCCCTCAGGAAAACTGCAGCGCGAGACTGAGTTTGCCAACGACAAAAGAAACGGAAGCAGAGTTCACTACCGTGAAGACGGAAGCATAGAAAAGACAGAGGTCTATAAAGACGGAAAATTAATCTCAACAAAATAA
- a CDS encoding bestrophin family protein, with amino-acid sequence MRVYNTKHFIKILFSLHKSDTLKILFPSMILVGLYSWGIQYLEVEYLHLTTKSGVSNVGMIHSLLGFVLSLLLVFRTNTAYDRWWEGRKLWGKLVNDTRNFAIKINTILGDNRQDIEQIARYLKFFPHFLAKHLSKESTRLALDEDYSEIESSLKNHGPSEMIILLSHKLNQLKKEGKVSEVEMLYLDTQLSGFLDVCGGCERIKNTPIPYSYSSFIKKFIILYVFALPIAYVITIGLFMIPLTVFVYYVLMSLELIAEEIEDPFNNDENDIPMETLAQNIEKNVHQIMIRK; translated from the coding sequence ATGAGAGTCTACAACACCAAACATTTCATTAAAATCCTTTTCAGTTTACACAAAAGCGATACCTTAAAAATCCTTTTTCCGAGTATGATTCTTGTAGGGCTGTACTCCTGGGGAATTCAGTACCTGGAAGTGGAATATCTGCACCTTACCACCAAGTCGGGAGTCAGTAATGTAGGGATGATTCACTCTCTGCTGGGTTTTGTGCTGTCCTTATTGCTGGTTTTCAGAACCAATACCGCTTATGACAGATGGTGGGAAGGACGAAAGCTGTGGGGGAAACTGGTCAATGACACCCGAAATTTTGCCATAAAAATCAATACGATTCTTGGGGATAACCGTCAGGATATTGAGCAGATTGCCAGGTATTTAAAATTTTTTCCACACTTTTTGGCCAAACACCTTTCTAAGGAATCTACCAGACTGGCTTTGGACGAGGATTATTCTGAAATTGAAAGTTCATTGAAAAATCATGGTCCCAGCGAAATGATTATTCTGCTGAGCCATAAACTGAATCAATTAAAAAAAGAAGGAAAAGTTTCAGAGGTTGAAATGCTGTATTTAGACACGCAGCTTTCCGGGTTTCTGGATGTATGCGGTGGCTGCGAAAGAATTAAAAACACTCCTATTCCCTATTCCTATTCTTCTTTTATCAAGAAGTTTATCATTCTGTATGTCTTCGCGCTTCCTATTGCCTATGTCATTACGATAGGCCTTTTTATGATTCCGCTTACGGTTTTTGTTTATTATGTACTGATGAGTCTTGAGCTTATTGCAGAGGAAATTGAAGATCCGTTCAATAATGATGAAAATGATATTCCCATGGAAACATTGGCTCAGAATATTGAGAAGAACGTTCACCAGATAATGATCAGAAAATAA
- a CDS encoding cupin-like domain-containing protein, which yields MILENVDIVNDISKEDFQNNYFKKQKPLLIKNFASRWDAFDKWNLAYIREKAGDQEVPLYDNKPADAKKSSDAPVTHMKMKEYIDTIKSKPSDLRIFFYIITDRLPELLKNFTYPDLGIKFFKRLPTLFFGGSEAHVLMHYDVDLGDFMHIHFEGKKRILLFDQKQSPFLYKVPLSVHTVYEIDYENPDYEKFPALKHAKGYEIFMEHGDALFIPGAFWHFNRYLEPGFSLSLRALPNKPNVFANMLYHVFIMRYTDKLMRKLFKAKWVDYKQKWAYKKSSEALKRHLSEK from the coding sequence ATGATCCTCGAAAACGTAGATATTGTAAATGATATCAGTAAAGAAGATTTTCAGAACAATTATTTTAAAAAGCAAAAACCCCTTTTAATTAAGAATTTTGCCAGCAGATGGGATGCTTTTGACAAATGGAATCTGGCTTATATCCGTGAAAAGGCAGGAGATCAGGAAGTTCCTCTGTATGATAATAAACCTGCTGATGCCAAAAAAAGCTCTGATGCTCCGGTGACCCATATGAAAATGAAGGAATACATTGATACTATTAAAAGCAAGCCTTCAGATCTGAGGATCTTTTTCTACATCATTACAGACAGACTTCCCGAGCTGCTGAAAAACTTCACCTATCCGGATCTCGGCATAAAATTCTTTAAAAGGCTGCCAACCTTATTCTTTGGAGGCAGTGAAGCCCATGTTTTAATGCATTATGATGTGGATCTGGGAGATTTTATGCATATCCATTTCGAAGGAAAGAAAAGAATTCTGTTGTTTGATCAGAAACAGTCTCCGTTTTTGTATAAAGTGCCTTTATCTGTTCACACCGTTTACGAGATAGATTATGAAAATCCGGATTACGAAAAATTTCCGGCTTTGAAACATGCCAAAGGCTATGAAATTTTTATGGAACATGGCGATGCGCTCTTTATTCCGGGGGCTTTCTGGCATTTTAACAGGTATCTTGAGCCTGGCTTTTCCCTTTCGTTAAGGGCGTTACCCAATAAACCGAATGTTTTTGCCAATATGCTGTATCATGTTTTCATTATGAGATACACAGATAAGCTGATGCGAAAGCTTTTCAAAGCAAAATGGGTGGATTATAAGCAGAAATGGGCTTATAAGAAAAGTTCCGAGGCTTTGAAAAGGCACCTTTCAGAAAAATAA
- a CDS encoding GNAT family N-acetyltransferase — translation MEFPVLETERLILRKLTFNDTQDLFEYFSLDEVMVYYDLDTFKTEEDSRRIIQHFNSEFEKGKGFRWALELKSSGKVIGTCGYHNWYREHFRAEIGYELNPKFWQQSYMKEAILPILTYGFETMRLHRVDAFIDPSNIASERLLSSLNFSKEGTLKDFFFEKGKFVDATIFGLVNK, via the coding sequence ATGGAATTTCCTGTTTTAGAGACTGAAAGGCTTATTTTGCGTAAGCTTACTTTTAATGATACCCAAGATCTTTTCGAATATTTTTCCCTGGATGAAGTTATGGTATATTATGACCTTGACACCTTCAAAACGGAAGAAGATTCCCGACGCATTATCCAGCATTTCAACAGCGAGTTTGAAAAAGGGAAAGGCTTCAGATGGGCCCTGGAACTGAAATCCAGCGGGAAAGTAATTGGTACCTGCGGTTATCATAACTGGTACAGGGAGCATTTCAGAGCAGAAATCGGCTATGAACTCAATCCCAAATTCTGGCAGCAGTCTTATATGAAAGAGGCCATTCTTCCTATTTTAACATATGGATTTGAAACCATGAGACTTCACCGTGTAGATGCTTTCATAGATCCGTCCAATATTGCTTCCGAAAGGCTATTATCCTCTCTAAATTTCAGCAAAGAAGGAACATTGAAAGATTTCTTTTTTGAAAAAGGAAAGTTCGTAGATGCGACGATTTTCGGGCTTGTAAATAAATAA
- the mutS gene encoding DNA mismatch repair protein MutS: protein MAKTKKETPLMTQYNTIKGKYPDALLLFRVGDFYETFGQDAVKTSQILGIVLTKRNNGEGSVELAGFPHHSIDSYLPKLVRAGMRVAICDQLEDPKMVKGIVKRGVTELVTPGVTFNDQVLNSKKNNFLLSLHKEKEKYGIALVDISTGEFLVSEGTLEKLLHIVNTFDPSEIIFQRSTQIPEQIKNKNAFKLEDWAFQYNFAYEKLTNHFKTNSLKGFGVESLPLAITAAGAIFAYLVEDTHHNLLAHITKLQIIPQEDYLMMDNFTLRNLEIVYPSNPQGKSLLDIIDKTSTPMGGRLLRRRIILPLKSVDEIMRRLSLIDFLNENDALKYEICQLLKSISDLDRLMGKLAAEKISPKEFGYLRQSLINIHKIKALLHPHAGVLAWLDPLFDLDELIKFLQNQLNEELPVSIAKGNIVKEGVSEELDRLRNLQSKGRGFLDEMCQREIERTGITSLKIDFNNVFGYYIEVRNTHKDKVPDDWVRKQTLVNAERYITEELKEYENQILGAEEKIGVLETSLYRNVCTETMVYIDQIQGNSNIIAQLDVAAGLSELAVSESYTKPVLNDGYAIDLKEARHPIIENALPLGEKYIPNDIFLDKDSQQIIMVTGPNMAGKSAILRQTAIVCLLAQIGSFVPAKHAEIGLLDKIFTRVGATDNISAGESTFMVEMNEAANILNNISERSLILLDEIGRGTSTYDGVSIAWAIAEYLHQHPTQAKTLFATHYHELNEMTVSFERVKNFHVSIQENKGNIIFLRKLVPGGSEHSFGIHVAKLAGMPAKVVNRANEILKTLEASRTQGSGSTSENIKRVTEENMQLSFFQLDDPVLENIREELTKIDINTLTPIEALMKLNAIKKMIGG from the coding sequence ATGGCAAAAACGAAGAAGGAAACCCCGCTAATGACTCAGTACAATACCATCAAGGGTAAATATCCTGATGCGCTTTTACTTTTCAGAGTAGGGGATTTTTATGAAACTTTTGGGCAGGATGCCGTGAAAACATCCCAAATCTTAGGAATTGTCCTTACCAAAAGAAATAATGGAGAAGGCAGTGTAGAGCTTGCAGGATTTCCGCACCATTCAATAGACTCCTATCTTCCTAAACTGGTAAGAGCAGGAATGAGGGTAGCCATCTGTGATCAGCTGGAAGATCCAAAAATGGTGAAGGGAATTGTGAAACGAGGTGTTACTGAATTGGTTACTCCGGGTGTTACCTTCAATGATCAGGTATTAAATTCCAAAAAGAATAACTTCCTTCTTTCCTTACACAAAGAAAAAGAGAAATATGGAATTGCCTTAGTGGATATCTCTACCGGAGAGTTTCTGGTAAGTGAAGGAACCCTGGAAAAGCTGCTGCACATTGTGAATACTTTTGACCCCAGTGAGATTATTTTCCAGAGAAGCACACAGATTCCCGAGCAGATCAAAAATAAAAATGCCTTTAAGCTTGAAGATTGGGCTTTCCAATATAATTTTGCCTACGAAAAATTAACAAATCATTTTAAAACCAATTCCCTAAAAGGTTTTGGAGTGGAAAGTCTTCCTTTAGCCATTACGGCGGCAGGGGCTATTTTTGCTTATCTCGTGGAAGATACACATCACAATCTTCTGGCCCATATTACAAAACTGCAGATTATTCCGCAGGAAGATTATCTGATGATGGATAATTTTACCCTGAGAAATCTGGAAATTGTGTATCCAAGCAACCCACAAGGAAAATCACTGCTGGATATTATAGATAAAACATCTACTCCAATGGGAGGACGGCTTTTGAGGAGGAGAATCATTCTGCCTTTAAAATCGGTAGACGAGATTATGAGAAGGCTTTCTCTGATAGATTTTCTAAACGAAAATGATGCCTTAAAATATGAGATCTGCCAGCTTTTGAAATCTATTTCTGATCTTGACCGGTTAATGGGTAAACTGGCGGCAGAGAAAATTTCTCCTAAAGAATTTGGATATCTGCGTCAAAGTTTAATTAATATTCATAAAATCAAAGCATTACTGCATCCTCATGCAGGTGTGCTGGCGTGGTTAGACCCTTTATTTGATCTGGATGAACTGATTAAATTCCTTCAGAATCAACTTAATGAAGAGCTTCCGGTAAGTATTGCCAAAGGAAATATTGTTAAAGAAGGCGTCTCTGAAGAGCTTGACAGGTTGAGAAACCTTCAGAGCAAAGGGCGCGGCTTCCTGGATGAAATGTGCCAGAGGGAAATTGAAAGAACAGGAATTACCAGCCTTAAAATTGATTTTAATAACGTTTTCGGATATTATATAGAAGTTCGTAATACCCATAAAGATAAAGTACCGGATGACTGGGTGAGAAAGCAGACCCTGGTGAATGCAGAAAGATACATTACCGAAGAACTGAAGGAATACGAAAACCAGATCCTTGGCGCTGAGGAAAAAATAGGCGTTCTGGAAACTTCTCTATACAGGAATGTGTGTACGGAAACAATGGTCTATATTGATCAGATTCAAGGGAATTCCAATATTATTGCCCAGCTTGATGTGGCCGCAGGATTATCTGAACTGGCTGTTTCCGAAAGCTATACAAAACCTGTCCTAAATGATGGGTATGCTATAGATTTAAAAGAAGCCAGACACCCGATTATTGAAAATGCCCTCCCGCTAGGCGAAAAATATATTCCTAATGATATTTTCCTGGATAAAGATTCCCAGCAGATTATTATGGTAACCGGACCCAACATGGCCGGTAAATCAGCAATTCTGCGCCAGACCGCTATTGTATGTCTTTTGGCTCAGATCGGAAGCTTTGTTCCGGCAAAACATGCTGAAATAGGATTGCTGGATAAAATCTTTACAAGGGTAGGTGCTACGGATAATATTTCTGCAGGAGAATCTACTTTCATGGTAGAGATGAATGAAGCGGCCAATATTCTGAATAATATTTCAGAGCGTAGCCTGATTTTACTGGACGAGATCGGCCGCGGAACTTCTACTTATGACGGGGTTTCTATTGCTTGGGCCATTGCAGAATACCTTCATCAGCATCCTACGCAGGCGAAGACCCTTTTTGCAACGCATTACCATGAGCTGAACGAAATGACAGTCAGTTTTGAAAGAGTTAAAAACTTTCATGTATCGATTCAGGAAAACAAAGGAAATATTATTTTCCTGAGAAAATTAGTGCCGGGAGGAAGCGAGCACAGTTTCGGAATCCATGTTGCAAAGCTTGCAGGAATGCCTGCCAAAGTGGTAAACAGGGCTAATGAGATTCTTAAAACTTTAGAAGCCAGCAGAACCCAGGGAAGCGGAAGTACTTCTGAGAATATCAAAAGGGTGACCGAGGAAAACATGCAGCTTTCTTTCTTTCAGCTGGATGATCCTGTTCTGGAGAATATCCGTGAAGAGCTTACGAAAATAGATATCAATACTTTAACACCCATAGAAGCTTTAATGAAGCTGAATGCGATAAAAAAAATGATTGGAGGGTAA
- a CDS encoding TlpA family protein disulfide reductase, with protein MKNLIKIGFVFLLCSVFNAQQTEVSVVRYEELEKRFQQEKDKLLVVNFWSTTCGPCVKELPHFMEVNSQYNDHQKFKMILVSLDRLADKERVLKFIKNKNLTAEVLLLDDIKRMNTWIPRFEKDWDGNIPVTLFYKNGAKFYFNDGEMSKEDLEKTIRENLQ; from the coding sequence ATGAAGAATTTAATAAAAATAGGATTTGTATTCCTGCTCTGTTCAGTTTTTAATGCCCAGCAGACTGAAGTTTCTGTGGTAAGATATGAGGAACTGGAGAAGAGATTCCAACAGGAAAAAGACAAATTACTTGTTGTAAATTTCTGGTCAACAACCTGTGGTCCTTGTGTAAAAGAGCTTCCTCATTTTATGGAAGTAAATTCTCAATATAATGATCATCAGAAGTTTAAAATGATTTTGGTTTCCCTGGACAGGCTGGCGGATAAAGAAAGAGTTTTGAAATTCATTAAAAATAAAAACCTTACCGCTGAGGTACTTTTACTGGATGATATCAAAAGAATGAATACCTGGATTCCAAGATTTGAAAAAGACTGGGATGGCAATATCCCGGTAACTCTGTTCTATAAAAACGGAGCAAAATTCTATTTTAATGATGGGGAAATGAGCAAAGAAGATCTGGAAAAAACAATTAGAGAAAACCTGCAATAA
- a CDS encoding thioredoxin family protein, with the protein MKNLKFLITAFILGLGLLSFTAADHDKTTNRKETGSAKGYEVGDEAADFKLKNIDGKMVSLSDFKSAKGFIVVFTCNHCPYAKKYEDRIIELDKKYKPQGYPVIAINPNDPNVQPEDGYQQMIERAKQKGFTFPYLVDEGQKIYPQYGATKTPHVFILKKESGKNIVQYIGAIDNNYDNPNDVSEHYAQDAVNALIKGEPVKMAKTVAIGCTIKVKK; encoded by the coding sequence ATGAAAAACCTGAAATTTTTAATCACCGCATTCATCCTTGGGCTTGGGCTACTCAGCTTTACAGCAGCAGATCACGATAAAACCACCAACAGGAAAGAGACTGGTTCTGCTAAAGGCTATGAAGTAGGGGATGAAGCCGCCGATTTTAAGCTTAAAAATATTGACGGGAAAATGGTTTCCCTGAGTGATTTTAAGAGTGCCAAAGGGTTTATTGTGGTATTTACCTGCAACCATTGCCCTTATGCCAAAAAATATGAAGACAGGATTATTGAGCTCGATAAGAAATACAAACCTCAGGGATATCCGGTAATTGCCATCAATCCGAATGATCCTAATGTACAGCCGGAGGACGGCTATCAGCAGATGATTGAAAGAGCAAAACAGAAAGGATTTACGTTTCCTTATCTGGTAGATGAAGGACAGAAAATTTATCCGCAGTACGGAGCTACCAAAACGCCCCACGTTTTCATACTGAAAAAAGAAAGCGGAAAGAATATTGTACAATACATTGGTGCCATCGACAACAATTATGATAACCCGAACGACGTGTCAGAACATTATGCCCAGGATGCCGTAAATGCCCTGATAAAGGGAGAGCCTGTAAAAATGGCAAAAACAGTGGCCATTGGATGTACAATCAAAGTAAAGAAATAA
- a CDS encoding ribosomal maturation YjgA family protein encodes MKFQFSLKYLLLTLFIFLAEVLIATKLSHIFFVRAYLGDVIVVMLLYTFVKSFIKVNNEKLILGILIFSFLIEFAQYFNIAEKLGFQKGSLMYIVIGNSFSWIDNLCYAVGCLLLYIFVKTTNNDGLTSTPNA; translated from the coding sequence ATGAAATTCCAGTTCAGCCTGAAGTATCTTCTGCTTACCCTGTTTATTTTCCTTGCGGAAGTATTAATTGCCACCAAACTCAGTCATATTTTTTTTGTGAGAGCGTATCTCGGAGATGTCATTGTAGTGATGCTTCTGTATACTTTTGTGAAAAGCTTTATAAAAGTAAATAATGAGAAACTGATTCTGGGAATTCTTATTTTTTCATTTCTGATAGAGTTTGCACAGTATTTCAATATCGCAGAAAAGCTAGGCTTCCAGAAAGGAAGCCTTATGTATATTGTTATTGGAAATTCTTTCTCCTGGATTGATAACCTTTGTTATGCGGTAGGCTGTCTGCTGCTTTATATTTTCGTAAAGACGACAAACAATGATGGGCTAACCTCGACTCCTAATGCCTAA
- a CDS encoding YARHG domain-containing protein, with protein sequence MKILNYTLISLIAVSLLSCKKDGKINESGKDSLAAKKDSVTVPEVHQEYYGIYTGEFAGMEKVVDPTDGSEYDVNNYKRISLKINRITKDSVYGQSIVNGNQRQFRGVFNEAAASFVLDEPGNDKTDGRFEVKLKGDSLTGKWNAFDKTSVKAPSKTLKLTKKEFVYNPNFMLDKDSDLVDWSNPKEFTEKYTDEETGKTESYKTSKNRIASEAIFKLNASKQKLTEKDLKNLRKLDLEIIKNSVFARHGYSFKKETYRNFFEQTDWYIPVSSNVDHDLSPLEKENVALLNRFTQYAEDKYDSFGR encoded by the coding sequence ATGAAAATTCTAAATTACACCTTGATTTCTTTAATCGCAGTTTCTCTGTTAAGCTGCAAAAAAGACGGAAAGATCAATGAATCCGGAAAAGATTCTCTGGCTGCAAAAAAAGACTCTGTTACGGTACCTGAAGTTCATCAGGAATATTACGGGATTTATACCGGTGAATTTGCCGGCATGGAAAAAGTGGTTGACCCGACAGACGGCTCTGAATATGATGTGAACAACTATAAAAGAATTTCTTTAAAGATCAACAGAATAACCAAAGACAGCGTTTACGGGCAAAGTATCGTCAATGGCAATCAGCGTCAGTTCCGAGGAGTTTTCAATGAAGCTGCAGCGTCTTTTGTCCTGGATGAACCCGGCAACGACAAAACAGACGGAAGATTTGAAGTAAAGCTAAAAGGTGACAGCTTAACCGGAAAATGGAATGCTTTTGATAAAACAAGCGTTAAAGCTCCTTCAAAAACACTTAAATTGACTAAAAAAGAGTTTGTTTACAACCCTAATTTTATGCTGGATAAAGACTCTGATCTGGTGGACTGGTCTAACCCTAAAGAGTTTACTGAAAAATATACAGATGAAGAAACCGGAAAAACAGAAAGCTATAAAACCTCTAAAAACCGCATCGCTTCTGAAGCGATCTTCAAGCTGAATGCATCCAAACAAAAACTGACGGAAAAGGATCTTAAAAATTTAAGAAAACTGGATCTTGAAATCATCAAAAACTCTGTATTTGCAAGACACGGATATTCCTTTAAAAAAGAAACCTACAGAAACTTCTTTGAGCAGACAGACTGGTATATCCCGGTTTCCAGCAATGTAGATCATGATCTTTCGCCTCTGGAAAAAGAAAACGTGGCTTTACTGAACCGTTTTACCCAATATGCGGAGGACAAATATGACAGTTTTGGCAGATAG
- a CDS encoding DUF2306 domain-containing protein produces MLKITLEYIPFNTEVSFLMIKQTEVSERPEYLSFFYTHVYTSIFVLLSGFWAILRKDFGIKNFHRTTGKVYIFLILICAAPSGIYMGIFANGGILSKISFVILGFLWWFSTWKAYQLARQRRFKEHKQWMWRSFAFTLSAITLRMWKVIIVYLFHPNPMEVYQIIAWLGWIPNILIIEYLITKKHL; encoded by the coding sequence ATGCTGAAGATCACTTTAGAATATATTCCTTTTAATACTGAGGTCAGTTTCCTGATGATCAAACAGACGGAAGTGTCAGAAAGACCGGAATATCTTTCATTTTTCTATACACATGTCTATACAAGCATTTTTGTGCTTCTTTCCGGTTTTTGGGCTATTCTCAGAAAGGATTTTGGGATCAAAAACTTCCACCGGACTACGGGAAAAGTGTACATTTTTCTCATTCTGATCTGTGCCGCGCCATCAGGAATTTATATGGGAATCTTTGCCAACGGAGGTATTTTATCAAAGATTTCTTTTGTTATTTTAGGCTTTTTATGGTGGTTTTCAACGTGGAAAGCGTATCAGCTGGCAAGACAGAGAAGGTTTAAAGAACACAAGCAGTGGATGTGGCGGAGCTTTGCTTTCACTTTATCTGCCATTACCCTGAGAATGTGGAAGGTAATTATTGTATATTTATTTCATCCCAACCCTATGGAGGTGTATCAGATCATTGCATGGCTGGGCTGGATTCCCAACATCCTTATTATTGAATATTTAATCACAAAAAAACATCTATGA